From a single Deltaproteobacteria bacterium HGW-Deltaproteobacteria-6 genomic region:
- a CDS encoding endolytic transglycosylase MltG codes for MKKNAKKALFYAFILPGIAAIVLGTCLLIYAKAPIDVAKARVVLVDIPTGAGFIEVTNILSDAGLVENRLLFYGVAAVKRGIRSIRAGEYEFNTSLSPSEMIDKLIHGDIKNYIVTIHEDYSLKEIAARLKEYKLIDEKAFFELAENKEFLSSMKVPGGSIEGYLFPDTYFLNRSMSTRQIARVMVDRFWRKITPEMINKAQQKGLSLHQFVTLASLVGKETGYSAEKPVIAAVFYNRLKKRMPLQSDPTAVYDLKDFNGKVLRSHYKRESPYNTYVIRGLPPGPIANPGLDSFQAVLNPAEVGYLYFVSRKDGTHFFSASLNDHNNAVNRFRSVTRTGE; via the coding sequence ATGAAAAAAAATGCAAAAAAAGCTTTATTTTACGCTTTTATACTGCCCGGTATCGCGGCAATTGTGCTGGGAACGTGTCTGCTCATTTATGCGAAAGCGCCGATTGATGTGGCGAAAGCCAGGGTCGTATTGGTCGATATCCCGACAGGCGCCGGTTTTATTGAGGTGACAAACATTCTCAGTGACGCCGGTTTGGTTGAAAACAGACTTCTGTTCTATGGCGTAGCCGCGGTCAAAAGGGGCATCCGGTCTATTCGCGCCGGTGAATACGAGTTTAACACGTCGCTTTCCCCGTCTGAAATGATTGATAAACTTATCCACGGGGATATTAAAAATTATATTGTAACGATTCATGAGGATTATTCGCTGAAGGAGATTGCCGCGCGTCTCAAAGAATACAAGCTGATCGATGAAAAAGCCTTTTTTGAACTGGCGGAGAATAAGGAGTTTTTATCATCCATGAAAGTTCCGGGCGGTTCGATTGAAGGGTATCTCTTTCCTGATACGTATTTTTTGAATCGTTCCATGAGTACAAGGCAGATTGCACGGGTTATGGTGGATCGTTTCTGGCGTAAAATTACACCGGAAATGATCAACAAAGCGCAGCAAAAAGGCCTGTCACTTCATCAGTTTGTCACGCTGGCCTCGCTGGTCGGGAAAGAAACCGGGTATTCCGCCGAAAAGCCGGTGATCGCAGCTGTTTTCTATAACCGCTTGAAAAAGAGAATGCCACTCCAGAGCGACCCGACTGCTGTTTACGATCTGAAAGATTTCAATGGGAAAGTTCTGCGAAGCCATTATAAAAGAGAATCTCCTTACAATACTTATGTTATCAGGGGATTGCCTCCGGGGCCCATTGCCAATCCCGGGCTGGATTCCTTTCAGGCGGTTCTCAATCCTGCGGAGGTTGGTTACCTTTATTTTGTTTCTCGAAAAGATGGCACACACTTTTTTTCAGCATCCCTGAATGATCATAACAATGCCGTGAACCGTTTTCGCAGCGTCACCCGAACGGGCGAATGA
- the mraZ gene encoding division/cell wall cluster transcriptional repressor MraZ → MSDFRGQYHHSIDEKGRIIFPSKFRDIFAEKYDNRMVVTNWDGYLIVFPFAEWRIIEEKVAQKPILNKGFRDFQRFFMSGAVDCNLDSQGRVLIPPTLREYAKLEKDIILAGMLKNIEIWPKDRFEEKMKSSGSEVDKDNDIAADLGI, encoded by the coding sequence GTGTCTGATTTTCGTGGCCAATATCATCACAGCATTGATGAAAAAGGGAGAATCATCTTCCCGTCCAAGTTCCGCGACATATTCGCGGAAAAATATGACAATAGAATGGTCGTTACGAACTGGGACGGATATTTAATTGTATTCCCCTTTGCCGAATGGCGCATCATTGAGGAAAAAGTAGCACAAAAGCCCATCCTGAACAAGGGGTTTCGTGATTTTCAGCGTTTCTTTATGTCCGGAGCCGTGGACTGCAATCTGGATAGTCAGGGGCGGGTGCTGATTCCGCCGACCTTACGCGAATATGCGAAACTGGAAAAAGATATCATCCTGGCAGGAATGCTGAAGAATATAGAGATCTGGCCCAAAGACCGGTTTGAGGAAAAAATGAAATCATCCGGTAGCGAAGTAGACAAAGACAACGACATCGCCGCTGATCTGGGAATATGA
- a CDS encoding 16S rRNA (cytosine(1402)-N(4))-methyltransferase, producing the protein MIMSADFSHEPVMREEALSWLVVNKTGTYVDGTIGGAGHASAILEQTEAKLIGIDCDADALTAARERLAPFGSRVILVKANFADLRQVLEELHIEKVDGVLLDLGVSSHQLDAAHRGFSFSKVAPLDMRMDQDLKLRAYDIVNHFAPTELEKIIRLYGEERMAARITRAILRKRQTSPIETTVELAGLVAQVMPQGMKHQKIHPATRTFQALRIAVNQELDSIVPGIEGAIGALSAGGRIGVISFHSLEDRIVKNTFRDLAATCVCPKDIPYCVCHKQASVKVLTRKAVVPSVLECRQNPRARSAKLRIAERI; encoded by the coding sequence ATGATCATGAGCGCCGACTTCTCTCACGAGCCGGTAATGCGGGAAGAAGCGCTGTCGTGGCTGGTGGTGAATAAAACCGGTACTTACGTGGACGGCACGATCGGCGGCGCGGGGCATGCCAGTGCGATTCTGGAGCAGACCGAAGCCAAGCTGATCGGAATAGATTGCGATGCGGACGCGCTTACTGCGGCCCGCGAGAGACTGGCGCCATTCGGATCGCGCGTCATCCTCGTCAAGGCAAACTTTGCCGATCTGAGACAGGTACTGGAAGAATTGCATATTGAAAAAGTTGATGGCGTGCTCCTGGATTTAGGCGTTTCTTCCCATCAACTGGATGCGGCGCACCGGGGATTCAGTTTCAGTAAGGTCGCGCCGCTGGATATGCGAATGGATCAGGACTTGAAGCTTCGCGCTTATGATATTGTCAACCATTTCGCGCCAACTGAGCTGGAAAAGATTATCAGGTTATACGGGGAAGAAAGAATGGCTGCAAGAATCACCAGGGCGATATTGCGAAAAAGGCAGACCTCGCCGATTGAAACAACGGTGGAGCTGGCAGGTCTTGTTGCGCAAGTCATGCCGCAGGGCATGAAGCATCAAAAGATTCATCCCGCCACTCGAACTTTTCAGGCACTAAGAATAGCGGTTAATCAGGAGCTCGATTCCATCGTTCCGGGGATAGAAGGCGCCATCGGCGCGCTTTCCGCGGGCGGGCGCATCGGAGTGATTTCCTTTCACTCGCTCGAGGACCGCATTGTTAAAAATACTTTTCGCGATCTGGCGGCGACCTGCGTTTGTCCGAAGGACATTCCCTACTGTGTTTGTCACAAGCAGGCTTCCGTAAAAGTTTTAACACGCAAAGCGGTGGTGCCCTCCGTCTTGGAGTGCCGGCAAAACCCGCGGGCCCGCAGCGCGAAGCTGCGCATAGCAGAGAGGATTTAA
- the ftsL gene encoding cell division protein FtsL, producing MEQTLGTQPIVRNRPVKEPAAATFGVKYPTFIVVALVLMFVALIYVGSHIRMTQMEYDIAAALNAKENLLEEQKKLKLELAMLKAPQRIEDIARNKLRMSYPSAEQVIVLKQTGK from the coding sequence ATGGAGCAGACGCTGGGAACCCAGCCCATTGTCCGGAACAGGCCTGTTAAAGAACCTGCCGCCGCTACTTTCGGTGTTAAGTATCCGACCTTTATCGTGGTGGCTCTTGTCCTGATGTTTGTTGCGCTGATTTATGTCGGTTCGCACATCCGCATGACCCAGATGGAGTATGATATTGCCGCAGCATTGAATGCCAAAGAAAATTTACTCGAAGAACAGAAGAAACTGAAACTGGAATTAGCAATGCTTAAAGCGCCGCAGAGAATTGAAGATATCGCCCGCAATAAGTTGCGGATGTCTTATCCCTCTGCGGAGCAGGTGATTGTCTTAAAACAAACGGGGAAGTGA
- a CDS encoding penicillin-binding protein, with protein MAADSKKWLKFRLASILAIFLILFIALLSRAFQLQVLSGEKLKRLAVRQHITTLPIQSERGMIYDRNGEKLAMSVLADSVCADPTRINDQVKVSRQVAAILNLDQSTVFKRISEPKSFCWLARKISQQQAAQVEAADIEGVFLIKEPKRFYPNGQLAAHLIGFSGFDAEGLEGLEKKYDTHLKGTPGKLTWARDAKGKKLFLHVEHANSAKGDSANLVLTIDSRIQYLVETHLKEAVLSKGAKGGVAIVMDPKTGEILALANEKGFNPNNIKGLTSESWKNRAITDSFDPGSTFKPFLVAAALEEKVVKESDRFYCENGNYKIANRVIREANRKRHGYLPVRDILKYSSNIGSAKIAEKLGREKFYSYIKNFGFGSRTGIDLSGEAAGVLMPVKRWTKVDTANIGFGQGISVTAIQLITAMSAIANGGVLMKPYIVRGLTDKNNNPIKMYAPETVRRVVSQDTAKHLTAMLTEVVGAEDGTGKRAHITNVAVAGKTGTAQKFDFARGGYSSERVRTSFIGFFPSDNPQVAILVMLDEPQRDKWGGVAAAPVFKNIGEQILNCFKTNIRETPVFEPLQPNQLRLVEADKSLAEDITAAGMDDDASMPDFTGLTIREALKRAKSRSIELQVSGNGWAVSQAPGAGSVLGDERVCKVVFEIKN; from the coding sequence ATGGCGGCAGACTCAAAGAAATGGCTGAAGTTCCGGCTGGCCAGCATTCTGGCGATTTTTTTGATTTTGTTTATTGCTTTATTGTCCCGCGCTTTTCAATTGCAGGTCTTGTCCGGTGAAAAATTAAAAAGGCTGGCCGTCCGGCAGCATATCACCACGTTGCCCATTCAGTCCGAAAGGGGCATGATTTATGACCGCAACGGCGAAAAACTGGCCATGTCGGTGTTGGCGGATTCCGTATGCGCCGATCCCACCCGGATCAACGATCAGGTAAAGGTGTCCCGTCAGGTGGCGGCTATTCTGAATCTCGATCAATCCACCGTTTTTAAAAGAATCTCCGAACCGAAGAGCTTCTGCTGGCTGGCCAGAAAGATTTCTCAGCAGCAGGCGGCTCAGGTGGAGGCGGCGGATATTGAAGGCGTCTTTCTGATTAAGGAACCGAAGCGGTTTTATCCCAACGGGCAACTGGCGGCTCATTTAATCGGGTTTTCCGGTTTTGACGCTGAGGGGCTGGAAGGACTGGAAAAGAAATATGATACGCATTTAAAGGGGACGCCGGGAAAACTGACCTGGGCCAGAGACGCCAAAGGAAAAAAACTTTTCCTGCATGTTGAACACGCCAACTCCGCCAAAGGTGACAGCGCCAATCTGGTTCTGACTATCGACAGCCGCATCCAGTATCTGGTGGAAACACATCTGAAAGAAGCCGTGCTCAGCAAGGGGGCAAAAGGCGGTGTGGCGATTGTCATGGATCCTAAAACGGGCGAGATTCTGGCGCTGGCCAACGAGAAAGGATTCAATCCCAACAATATCAAGGGGCTGACATCTGAGTCCTGGAAAAACCGTGCGATCACGGACTCCTTTGATCCCGGATCAACCTTTAAGCCTTTTCTGGTCGCCGCCGCCCTGGAAGAGAAAGTTGTCAAAGAGTCGGATCGGTTTTATTGTGAGAATGGCAATTATAAAATTGCCAACCGGGTGATTCGCGAGGCCAACCGGAAACGTCACGGCTATCTGCCCGTGCGCGATATTCTGAAGTACTCCAGCAATATCGGTTCCGCGAAAATCGCGGAAAAACTCGGCCGGGAAAAATTCTATTCCTATATTAAAAATTTCGGGTTTGGTTCCAGAACGGGAATTGATTTATCCGGTGAAGCTGCCGGGGTTTTAATGCCTGTAAAGCGCTGGACCAAGGTGGACACGGCAAACATCGGTTTCGGCCAGGGCATTTCGGTTACCGCCATTCAGCTCATTACCGCCATGTCGGCCATCGCCAATGGCGGGGTGTTGATGAAACCTTACATCGTGCGAGGGCTTACTGACAAAAATAACAACCCGATTAAAATGTACGCTCCGGAAACCGTGCGCCGGGTTGTGTCGCAGGATACGGCAAAACATTTGACGGCCATGCTGACGGAAGTCGTCGGGGCCGAAGACGGCACCGGTAAAAGGGCCCATATTACAAATGTCGCCGTTGCCGGCAAAACCGGGACCGCGCAGAAATTTGATTTTGCCCGTGGCGGGTATTCATCGGAGAGGGTGCGCACGTCCTTTATCGGATTCTTCCCCTCCGATAATCCACAGGTGGCCATTCTCGTCATGCTGGATGAGCCGCAGCGCGACAAGTGGGGCGGTGTAGCCGCCGCACCGGTTTTTAAAAATATCGGCGAACAGATTCTCAACTGTTTTAAAACGAACATTCGGGAGACACCGGTATTTGAGCCTTTACAGCCAAACCAGCTGCGGTTGGTCGAGGCGGATAAATCGCTGGCAGAGGACATAACAGCAGCGGGAATGGATGATGACGCCAGCATGCCGGACTTTACGGGGCTGACGATTCGTGAGGCGTTAAAGAGAGCAAAATCCCGGTCAATCGAACTGCAGGTATCAGGCAATGGCTGGGCGGTTAGTCAGGCCCCGGGAGCGGGTTCGGTTTTGGGCGATGAGCGTGTGTGCAAAGTCGTATTTGAGATTAAAAACTGA
- a CDS encoding UDP-N-acetylmuramoyl-L-alanyl-D-glutamate--2,6-diaminopimelate ligase, with product MELRQLLNGIETIDDKTLLCGNVSSVCYAADQCKPDSLFVAIPGLAHDGHDFIGQALERGARFIVHQKKINVPDGIIAIAVSDSRRALGMLAKNFFGDPSSRLTLIGITGTSGKTTISYLLESILTAAGFRCGVLGTVNYRYSGKAIPAPNTTPESFEMQKILSEMAGAGVTHVIAEVSSHALDLRRVDDCDFDLGVFTNLSPEHLDYHKDMEDYFRAKKRLFTGILPLSKKNRQQKAVINADDPWGRRLLDEIRIPALSYGLEKDSGVTAYGEAITLDGIRAGIVLAGKRLTVDSGLIGRFNLSNILAAAATASVLDVAPQAIEAGIKNLTSVPGRLEKVETSAGIHVFVDYAHKPDALKQVLINLDQLKQKRILTVFGCGGNRDRAKRPLMGKTATQYSDLTIVTSDNPRKEEPLAIIGEIEAGIDRQKIREMPSSQLAFTEGRHVYTVIADRKTAIHAAIKLAGVGDIVLIAGKGHEDYQILGTQKIPFDDRVVAAEALQVRSAEFSTVVSPVFSLAEVLTATGGRLIAGNRETNVYGVSTDSRKVCKGNLFIALAGENFDGHAFVQKAVDDGAACVMVSDIHRINRDGMKPSAGIIEVEDTLQALGDLAHAHRKRFSIPVIGLTGSSGKTTTKEMLSGILEQERKVLKTEGNLNNLIGLPQTIFRMTSQHEIAVLEMGTNTRGEIKRLTQIAAPDIGLITNVGPAHLAGFGTVDVVREEKGDLFFYMAPSGIAVVNLDDEAVGQVVKRWSGRRVTFSMGAGADVSVTDIRKNGDSGMSFNLLMGGSAHRVDMKVAGLHNIYNAMAAAAAALACGIHSDSIRRGLTAFQAVSGRMEIFKLRNGAYLINDAYNANPASVREALLTLKDLKNSHNAFVFLGDMLELGDSAPEMHRRVGMLLATIGVKAVFLQGDFADITAAGALEGGLAKEQVMFLNNDEEALSFLKKQLHKNDWILVKGSRRMKMDRIVARIREDVGDAGAKGRQGEEK from the coding sequence ATGGAACTGCGGCAATTACTCAATGGAATAGAAACGATCGATGACAAGACTTTGTTGTGTGGCAATGTCTCATCGGTCTGCTATGCCGCGGATCAATGCAAACCGGACTCGTTGTTTGTCGCAATTCCCGGATTGGCCCATGATGGCCACGATTTTATCGGTCAGGCCCTTGAACGGGGCGCGCGTTTCATTGTCCATCAGAAAAAAATTAATGTGCCGGACGGAATCATCGCCATCGCAGTGTCCGACAGCCGCCGCGCGCTGGGGATGCTCGCAAAAAATTTTTTCGGCGATCCGTCTTCAAGGCTGACGCTCATCGGCATTACCGGAACCAGCGGGAAGACCACCATATCCTATCTGCTGGAATCGATTTTGACGGCCGCCGGTTTTCGCTGCGGTGTTTTAGGGACGGTGAATTACCGTTACAGCGGCAAAGCCATTCCCGCGCCGAACACCACGCCGGAATCTTTTGAGATGCAAAAAATTCTGAGCGAGATGGCAGGCGCCGGCGTGACGCATGTCATTGCCGAAGTATCATCGCATGCGCTGGATTTAAGAAGAGTTGATGATTGCGACTTTGATCTGGGTGTTTTCACCAATCTCAGTCCGGAGCATCTGGATTACCATAAAGATATGGAAGACTATTTCCGGGCTAAAAAAAGACTATTTACCGGGATTCTGCCGCTGAGCAAAAAGAACCGTCAGCAAAAGGCCGTCATCAACGCGGACGATCCATGGGGACGGAGGCTGCTTGATGAAATCCGGATTCCCGCTTTGTCTTACGGCCTGGAAAAAGACAGCGGTGTGACCGCTTACGGCGAGGCCATCACACTGGATGGTATCCGGGCCGGGATTGTTCTGGCCGGGAAAAGGCTGACCGTGGACTCCGGGCTGATCGGCAGATTCAATCTGTCCAACATTCTGGCCGCCGCAGCCACCGCCTCTGTCCTGGACGTGGCCCCGCAGGCGATTGAAGCGGGGATTAAAAATTTAACCTCCGTTCCGGGTCGTCTGGAAAAGGTGGAAACGTCTGCCGGTATTCATGTTTTTGTGGATTACGCCCACAAGCCGGATGCCTTGAAACAGGTGTTGATCAATTTAGATCAATTAAAGCAAAAAAGAATATTGACTGTTTTCGGCTGTGGAGGTAATCGTGACCGCGCCAAGAGACCGTTGATGGGCAAGACGGCAACGCAATACAGCGATTTAACTATTGTTACGTCCGATAACCCGCGTAAAGAAGAGCCTCTGGCAATTATCGGCGAAATAGAGGCGGGGATCGACCGGCAAAAAATAAGAGAAATGCCGTCGAGCCAACTGGCATTCACGGAGGGCAGGCACGTTTACACGGTGATTGCCGACCGGAAGACCGCCATTCACGCCGCAATTAAATTAGCCGGGGTTGGGGATATTGTTTTGATAGCCGGAAAAGGACACGAAGATTATCAGATTCTGGGAACGCAGAAAATTCCGTTTGACGACCGTGTGGTTGCTGCTGAGGCCCTGCAGGTCCGGTCTGCAGAATTTTCGACGGTTGTGTCTCCCGTATTCTCCCTGGCCGAGGTTCTTACCGCAACGGGCGGCCGTCTGATTGCCGGAAACAGGGAAACCAACGTTTACGGTGTTTCCACGGATTCCAGAAAAGTGTGCAAAGGCAATCTTTTTATCGCGCTTGCCGGAGAAAATTTTGACGGCCATGCCTTTGTGCAGAAAGCCGTGGACGACGGCGCGGCCTGTGTCATGGTTTCCGATATCCATAGAATCAACCGGGACGGCATGAAGCCGTCTGCCGGCATCATTGAGGTGGAAGATACGCTGCAGGCTCTGGGTGATCTGGCGCACGCGCACCGTAAACGTTTTTCCATTCCCGTGATCGGACTGACCGGTTCTTCAGGCAAAACGACCACCAAGGAAATGCTGTCGGGCATTCTGGAGCAGGAAAGAAAAGTTCTCAAAACGGAAGGAAATTTAAACAATCTGATCGGATTGCCGCAGACGATTTTCCGCATGACCTCACAGCACGAAATTGCCGTTCTGGAAATGGGAACCAACACGCGCGGCGAAATTAAAAGACTGACGCAAATCGCCGCGCCGGACATCGGACTCATTACCAACGTCGGACCCGCGCACCTGGCGGGATTCGGTACGGTGGATGTTGTGCGCGAAGAAAAAGGCGATTTGTTTTTTTATATGGCGCCTTCCGGAATTGCGGTTGTTAATCTGGATGACGAAGCGGTTGGCCAGGTGGTCAAACGATGGTCCGGGCGCCGGGTTACCTTCAGCATGGGCGCCGGTGCCGATGTCAGCGTGACCGATATCCGGAAAAACGGCGACAGCGGGATGAGCTTTAATCTGTTGATGGGTGGCAGTGCGCACAGGGTGGATATGAAAGTTGCCGGCCTTCACAATATCTACAACGCGATGGCTGCCGCGGCGGCGGCTCTGGCCTGCGGCATCCATTCCGACTCCATTCGGCGCGGCCTGACTGCATTTCAGGCAGTCAGCGGACGCATGGAGATTTTTAAACTGCGAAACGGCGCGTATCTGATTAATGATGCCTACAATGCCAATCCCGCATCCGTGCGGGAAGCCCTGTTGACTCTGAAGGATTTAAAAAATTCACACAACGCTTTCGTGTTTCTGGGCGATATGCTGGAATTGGGCGACTCAGCCCCCGAGATGCATCGGCGGGTCGGAATGCTGCTGGCGACAATCGGGGTGAAGGCTGTTTTTCTTCAGGGGGACTTTGCGGACATAACGGCGGCGGGCGCCCTGGAAGGCGGATTGGCGAAGGAACAAGTTATGTTTTTAAATAATGATGAAGAGGCCCTGTCTTTCTTGAAAAAACAGTTGCACAAAAATGATTGGATTCTGGTCAAAGGATCCCGCCGGATGAAGATGGACAGGATTGTCGCGAGAATCCGTGAAGATGTCGGCGACGCCGGAGCAAAAGGCAGGCAGGGAGAAGAAAAGTGA
- a CDS encoding phospho-N-acetylmuramoyl-pentapeptide-transferase, whose protein sequence is MIYEFLYPFHATFSFFNVFRYITFRTIFASITALLICLVMGRWLIRTLQDMQIDQQIREDGPQTHLVKKGTPTMGGILIIFAVVISTILWANLAVGYIWLTLLVTIGFGLIGFMDDYRKLAGKSSRGISGRTRLAAEIAIALFVGVILYFKPGFNTQITIPFFKTVLPNIGWGYILLCVFIIVGAANAVNLTDGLDGLATGPAIICFATYLMFAYFAGNVKVAGYLQIPYVPGAGELSVFCGALMGAALGFLWFNSYPAEIFMGDVGSLAMGGALGTVAVITKQEILLAIVGGVFVMETFSVIFQVGYFKLTGGKRIFRMAPIHHHFELKGWAEPKVIVRFWIISILLALVAIMTLKLR, encoded by the coding sequence GTGATTTACGAATTTTTATATCCTTTCCATGCAACCTTTTCATTCTTTAACGTGTTTCGTTACATCACGTTTAGGACGATTTTTGCTTCGATTACGGCTTTGCTGATTTGTCTGGTGATGGGGCGCTGGCTGATCCGCACCCTGCAGGACATGCAGATTGATCAGCAGATCCGCGAAGACGGGCCCCAGACGCATCTAGTAAAAAAGGGAACGCCCACGATGGGGGGGATCCTTATAATTTTCGCCGTCGTTATTTCCACGATCCTCTGGGCCAATCTGGCTGTGGGCTATATCTGGCTTACGCTGCTCGTTACGATCGGCTTTGGTCTGATTGGTTTTATGGATGATTACCGGAAGCTGGCCGGTAAAAGCTCCCGTGGTATTTCCGGAAGAACGCGGCTTGCCGCTGAGATTGCCATTGCCCTGTTTGTCGGCGTGATTTTGTATTTCAAGCCCGGATTCAATACGCAGATTACGATTCCGTTCTTCAAGACGGTTTTACCCAATATCGGCTGGGGATACATTCTGCTTTGCGTTTTTATCATCGTCGGCGCGGCCAACGCCGTGAACCTGACGGACGGCCTCGACGGTTTGGCGACGGGGCCCGCAATCATTTGTTTTGCAACATATTTAATGTTTGCCTATTTTGCCGGCAACGTGAAAGTGGCCGGTTATCTGCAGATTCCTTATGTGCCGGGCGCCGGAGAATTGTCGGTGTTCTGCGGCGCCTTGATGGGCGCGGCGCTTGGCTTCTTATGGTTTAATTCCTATCCGGCGGAAATATTTATGGGGGATGTCGGATCGCTCGCGATGGGCGGCGCGCTGGGTACGGTAGCTGTGATCACCAAACAGGAAATCCTGCTCGCGATTGTCGGCGGTGTTTTTGTGATGGAAACTTTTTCCGTTATTTTTCAGGTCGGCTATTTCAAACTGACGGGCGGCAAACGGATTTTCCGGATGGCGCCGATTCACCATCATTTTGAACTCAAAGGCTGGGCGGAGCCGAAGGTGATTGTCCGGTTCTGGATCATATCGATACTGCTGGCGCTGGTGGCGATTATGACCTTGAAGTTACGATAG
- the murD gene encoding UDP-N-acetylmuramoyl-L-alanine--D-glutamate ligase → MDLSEKKIAVIGMGKTGIAVAGFLGGRQATVVAVDEKPQGQWGEAFEQLASEPWLTVGSYDASALDGVDLVVPSPGIPPYHDILTAAQKKKIPIVSEIELAYRFIKTPIIAVTGTNGKTTTTTLLGKILAHAGKKVFVGGNIGNPLIEYAGTPQSDDFIVAEISSFQLQWTGTFRPHAAILLNITCDHVNYHGSFEAYRRVKAGIFEHQKGNDLAILNADDEAQQGLASSIHAQVIAFSSKRKLDAGIFLQDDFIIDRRPDGSCERYPLGMIALPGLHNAENVMAAVAAARFCGCSQQSIIEAVSGFHGLPHRIEFAGEKHAVKYYDDSKGTNVDAVVRALQTFDTPVILLLGGRDKDGNFEALQPLLQSKTRQVILFGEARDLISPQLGKQVPISKEPTLEAAVQRARRDARPGDIVLLSPGCASFDEFANYKERGKFFKEMVGNL, encoded by the coding sequence ATGGACCTTTCAGAAAAGAAAATAGCCGTTATCGGCATGGGTAAAACAGGCATTGCCGTAGCAGGGTTTCTGGGCGGCAGGCAGGCGACGGTTGTGGCCGTCGATGAAAAACCGCAGGGTCAATGGGGAGAGGCGTTTGAACAGCTGGCTTCCGAACCGTGGCTGACCGTCGGCAGTTATGATGCGTCGGCGCTGGACGGCGTCGATCTGGTTGTGCCGTCGCCGGGAATTCCTCCCTACCATGACATTTTAACAGCCGCGCAAAAAAAGAAGATTCCGATCGTCAGTGAAATCGAGCTGGCTTATCGTTTTATCAAAACACCGATCATTGCCGTCACCGGCACCAACGGCAAAACCACTACCACCACATTGCTGGGAAAAATTCTGGCGCATGCCGGAAAGAAAGTATTTGTCGGCGGGAATATCGGCAATCCTTTAATTGAATATGCCGGAACCCCGCAGAGCGATGATTTTATTGTCGCCGAAATCAGCAGCTTCCAGCTTCAATGGACCGGGACATTCCGTCCACATGCCGCCATACTGCTCAATATCACCTGCGATCATGTCAATTACCACGGATCATTCGAAGCATACCGGCGCGTCAAAGCCGGCATATTTGAACATCAGAAGGGGAATGATCTGGCGATTCTCAACGCTGACGATGAAGCACAACAAGGGCTGGCTTCGTCGATCCACGCGCAGGTCATTGCTTTCAGTTCAAAACGAAAGCTGGATGCGGGAATATTTTTACAGGATGATTTTATCATTGACCGCCGGCCGGACGGCTCCTGCGAGCGCTATCCTTTGGGGATGATTGCGCTTCCCGGTTTGCACAACGCGGAAAATGTCATGGCGGCGGTGGCGGCCGCCCGTTTCTGCGGCTGCTCTCAGCAGAGCATTATCGAAGCCGTATCGGGGTTTCACGGTTTGCCGCATCGCATCGAATTTGCCGGTGAAAAGCATGCGGTTAAATATTACGATGATTCCAAGGGCACCAATGTGGATGCCGTTGTCCGCGCGCTTCAGACTTTCGACACGCCGGTTATTTTACTGCTGGGGGGGCGGGACAAGGATGGAAATTTTGAAGCGCTGCAGCCCCTGCTGCAATCAAAAACAAGACAGGTCATCCTGTTTGGCGAGGCGCGCGACCTAATTTCCCCACAGCTGGGCAAGCAGGTGCCGATCAGCAAGGAGCCGACGCTTGAAGCGGCTGTGCAGCGCGCCCGCCGTGACGCCCGGCCCGGGGACATCGTGCTGTTGTCACCGGGATGCGCAAGCTTTGATGAGTTTGCCAATTACAAGGAGCGAGGAAAATTTTTTAAGGAAATGGTCGGGAATCTTTAA